A part of Myxococcus landrumus genomic DNA contains:
- a CDS encoding MotA/TolQ/ExbB proton channel family protein: MSLNDILHYLRLGGVTLALLLLASVGALIVAVERIIALWGVSERSRLLGEAVNKHLLRGDVVAARTAAERSNAVAADIFLAGFDRWERTRASGGAGVEAAVERERAQVGLKLRRNLWILATIGSITPFVGLFGTVAGIMRSFKDLGLDVESGGTGGTGAVMTGISEALVATAVGILVAVQAMVFYNYFQARLSRVLVELRLLGDEFAELLKERASGVPPEPAPRPEAASPTPPRTDSQPA, encoded by the coding sequence ATGAGCCTGAACGACATCCTGCATTACCTCCGCCTTGGCGGCGTCACGTTGGCGCTGCTCCTCCTCGCCTCCGTGGGCGCGCTCATCGTCGCCGTCGAGCGAATCATCGCCCTGTGGGGCGTCAGCGAACGCTCCCGCCTGTTGGGCGAGGCGGTCAACAAGCACCTGTTGCGCGGGGACGTCGTCGCCGCCCGCACCGCGGCCGAGCGCTCGAACGCCGTCGCCGCCGACATCTTCCTCGCCGGATTCGACCGCTGGGAGCGCACGCGCGCCTCCGGGGGCGCGGGCGTGGAGGCCGCCGTGGAGCGCGAGCGCGCGCAGGTGGGCCTCAAGCTGCGCCGCAACCTGTGGATTCTCGCCACCATCGGCTCCATCACGCCCTTCGTGGGCTTGTTCGGCACCGTGGCCGGCATCATGCGCTCGTTCAAGGACCTGGGCCTGGACGTGGAGTCGGGCGGCACTGGAGGCACCGGCGCCGTGATGACGGGCATCTCCGAGGCGCTCGTCGCCACCGCCGTCGGCATCCTCGTCGCCGTGCAGGCCATGGTCTTCTACAACTACTTCCAGGCCCGCCTGTCGCGCGTGCTGGTGGAGCTGCGGCTGCTGGGCGACGAGTTCGCGGAGCTGCTCAAGGAGCGCGCCTCGGGCGTCCCCCCGGAGCCCGCGCCCCGTCCCGAGGCCGCCTCCCCCACCCCGCCGCGCACCGACTCGCAACCGGCCTGA
- a CDS encoding acyl-CoA dehydrogenase produces the protein MSAGINTYKTDLREIYFTLFEQFGFGQVAGQAPYDAWGSDEARAVLSETYRFAREVLGPLNSVGDREGCRVENGSVLTPTGFKDAWKKLYEQGFKTVSVSPEHGGQGAPMMLQVTVEELLSGSNSAFNMYPGLAFGAAEVIAECGTKEQQHQFVERMLNGTWGGTMCLTEPHAGSDVGAAKSTARRNGDGTYSIKGTKIFISGGDHDMADNVIHLVLARIDGAAPGTKGLSLFIVPKMRINADGSAGKANDVSVGSIEHKMGINGSATCVLNFGESDGCLGELVGTVEHVGMSQMFKMMNGARIAVGIQGVSLAAAAYYNALDYAKDRKQGSHFTKWKDPTAPRAAIIEHPDVRRMLLDMKSHVEGIRALIIKLAHHLDKARQLAGKDDEAATYHKGQVELLTPLVKSYGSDQAYRICSQAIQVYGGAGYIQDYPVEQYTRDSKIFSIYEGTNHIQAMDLVGRKLGQSGGMFFQQFMGDVGSFVEAHRENPVYGDAVKALASAQEALMSSAMMLFGWSQDGGKFPLIPLSANRFLNMMSEVAVGWLLLDAALIADKAAAALSADHPDRAFYDGKKFSALFYARNVLPGVEQAARLIALEDTSPVDISDAAFGGV, from the coding sequence ATGTCCGCCGGCATCAACACCTACAAGACCGACCTTCGAGAGATTTACTTCACGTTGTTCGAGCAGTTCGGCTTCGGCCAGGTGGCCGGTCAGGCGCCCTATGACGCCTGGGGCTCGGATGAGGCCCGGGCGGTGCTGTCGGAGACGTACCGCTTCGCGCGCGAGGTGCTGGGGCCCCTCAACTCGGTGGGCGACCGCGAGGGCTGTCGGGTGGAGAATGGCTCGGTCCTGACGCCCACGGGCTTCAAGGACGCGTGGAAGAAGCTCTACGAGCAGGGCTTCAAGACGGTGTCGGTCAGCCCGGAGCACGGTGGCCAGGGCGCGCCGATGATGCTGCAGGTGACGGTGGAGGAGCTGCTATCGGGCTCCAACTCGGCCTTCAACATGTACCCGGGCCTGGCGTTCGGCGCGGCGGAAGTCATCGCCGAGTGCGGCACGAAGGAGCAGCAGCACCAGTTCGTGGAGCGCATGCTGAACGGGACGTGGGGCGGCACCATGTGCCTCACGGAGCCGCACGCCGGCTCCGACGTGGGCGCGGCGAAGTCCACCGCGCGCCGCAACGGCGACGGGACGTACAGCATCAAGGGGACGAAGATCTTCATCTCCGGCGGCGACCACGACATGGCGGACAACGTCATCCACCTGGTCCTCGCGCGCATCGACGGCGCGGCGCCCGGCACCAAGGGCCTGTCGCTGTTCATCGTCCCCAAGATGCGCATCAACGCGGACGGCAGCGCGGGCAAGGCGAACGACGTGTCCGTGGGCTCCATCGAGCACAAGATGGGCATCAACGGCTCCGCCACCTGTGTGCTGAACTTCGGTGAGAGCGACGGCTGTCTGGGCGAGCTCGTCGGCACCGTCGAGCACGTCGGCATGAGCCAGATGTTCAAGATGATGAACGGCGCGCGCATCGCCGTGGGCATCCAGGGCGTCTCGCTGGCGGCGGCCGCGTACTACAACGCGCTGGACTACGCGAAGGACCGCAAACAGGGCTCGCACTTCACCAAGTGGAAGGACCCCACCGCGCCGCGCGCCGCCATCATCGAGCACCCGGACGTCCGGCGCATGCTGCTGGACATGAAGTCCCACGTGGAGGGCATCCGCGCGCTCATCATTAAGCTGGCCCACCACCTGGACAAGGCGCGGCAGCTGGCGGGCAAGGACGACGAGGCGGCCACCTACCACAAGGGCCAGGTGGAGCTGCTCACCCCGCTCGTGAAGTCCTACGGCTCCGACCAGGCGTACCGGATCTGCTCGCAGGCCATCCAGGTGTACGGCGGCGCCGGCTACATCCAGGACTACCCGGTGGAGCAGTACACGCGTGACTCGAAGATCTTCTCCATCTACGAGGGCACCAACCACATCCAGGCCATGGACCTGGTGGGCCGCAAGCTGGGTCAGTCCGGCGGCATGTTCTTCCAGCAGTTCATGGGCGACGTGGGCTCCTTCGTCGAGGCGCACCGCGAGAACCCGGTGTACGGCGACGCGGTGAAGGCCCTGGCGAGCGCGCAGGAGGCGCTGATGTCCAGCGCGATGATGCTGTTCGGCTGGTCGCAGGACGGCGGCAAGTTCCCGCTGATTCCGCTGTCCGCCAACCGCTTCCTCAACATGATGTCCGAGGTCGCCGTGGGCTGGCTGCTGCTGGACGCGGCGCTCATCGCGGACAAGGCGGCGGCCGCGCTGTCGGCGGACCACCCGGACCGCGCCTTCTACGACGGCAAGAAGTTCAGCGCGCTGTTCTACGCGCGCAACGTGCTGCCCGGCGTGGAGCAGGCCGCGCGGCTCATCGCCCTCGAGGACACGTCCCCGGTGGACATCTCCGACGCCGCGTTCGGTGGCGTCTGA
- a CDS encoding DUF4292 domain-containing protein — translation MNRAAAAIFLVVLCSACPRRIEFGPEGQLTDADVVYQHVRRNQDNVVTLEGDAKLRVESPQQSGTIGMFLAVTRPALLHLETFDFFNRPLASLVADGTRFGLYQSEGNTFYQGPASPQNVSRFLPVVLPGEELVAIMLGQVPLIPAERKTLELDTKEGVYVLTLYRGAATQVLRVHPKYLRVVKSEVRGVPGYDLGFDDFLERGGLIFPGKVELVAKQAATRLELRYQQIKLNGRPDLTLYELTPPEGAKVVEVDEVGRELPAAGHESPAPPVPGS, via the coding sequence ATGAACCGCGCAGCCGCCGCAATCTTCCTGGTCGTCCTCTGTTCGGCCTGCCCCAGGCGCATCGAGTTCGGCCCAGAAGGGCAGCTCACCGACGCCGACGTCGTCTATCAGCACGTCCGGCGGAACCAGGACAACGTCGTGACGTTGGAGGGGGACGCGAAGCTGCGCGTCGAGTCCCCCCAGCAGAGTGGCACCATCGGGATGTTCCTCGCCGTCACCCGGCCAGCCCTCCTGCACCTGGAGACGTTCGATTTCTTCAACCGGCCCCTCGCCTCCCTCGTCGCGGACGGGACGCGCTTCGGCCTGTACCAGTCCGAGGGGAACACCTTCTATCAGGGCCCCGCGAGCCCGCAGAACGTCTCGCGCTTCCTGCCCGTCGTCCTGCCAGGCGAGGAACTGGTGGCCATCATGCTGGGCCAGGTGCCCCTCATCCCCGCCGAGCGCAAGACGCTGGAGCTGGACACGAAGGAGGGGGTCTACGTGCTGACACTCTACCGGGGAGCCGCCACCCAGGTGCTTCGGGTTCACCCCAAGTATCTGCGCGTGGTGAAGAGCGAGGTGCGGGGAGTGCCGGGGTATGACCTGGGCTTCGACGACTTCCTGGAGCGCGGGGGGCTCATCTTCCCGGGCAAGGTGGAGCTGGTCGCGAAGCAGGCGGCCACGCGGCTGGAGCTTCGCTATCAGCAAATCAAGCTGAACGGCCGGCCGGACCTGACGCTCTACGAGTTGACCCCGCCCGAGGGCGCGAAGGTCGTCGAAG
- a CDS encoding ExbD/TolR family protein: protein MAMGKTPGSGDEGEEGVFAEINITPLTDIFLVLLIIFMVTSSVIVQQGPGGGAKAGLKVNLPKGGAADVTARTTDLSVAVLADGRFVLAGNVVSQDELQKSFDAAKVKDPDTVVIVQADEGVPHGTVVQVMELAKKAGLGQLAIGVREGE from the coding sequence ATGGCCATGGGCAAGACACCGGGGTCCGGTGACGAAGGCGAAGAGGGCGTCTTCGCCGAAATCAACATCACCCCGCTCACCGACATCTTCCTCGTGCTGCTCATCATCTTCATGGTGACCAGCTCCGTCATCGTCCAGCAGGGACCCGGCGGAGGCGCCAAGGCGGGCCTCAAGGTCAACCTGCCCAAGGGCGGCGCCGCGGACGTCACCGCGCGCACCACGGACCTGTCCGTGGCGGTGCTCGCGGACGGCCGCTTCGTGCTGGCCGGCAACGTCGTCAGCCAGGACGAGCTCCAGAAGTCCTTTGATGCAGCCAAGGTGAAGGACCCGGACACCGTCGTCATCGTCCAGGCCGACGAGGGCGTCCCCCACGGCACCGTGGTGCAGGTGATGGAGCTGGCGAAGAAGGCGGGCCTCGGGCAGCTCGCCATCGGCGTGCGCGAAGGCGAATAG